The Streptomyces spororaveus genome includes a region encoding these proteins:
- a CDS encoding penicillin acylase family protein, translating into MHLSTRPILRRAALVGAALLAATAAVPQASASAAPDDRTVARGGLSAVIRYTENGIPHILARDYAQLGFGTGWAQAADQVCVLADGFVTVAGERSRWFGADAAPDFSLSSATRNLSSDLYFKGVRESGTVERLLATPAPAGPTEDLKELTRGWAAGYNAWLARNEVTDPACKGAGWVRPVTTADVAARAFAVSVLGGQGRGIDGITAAQPPVAAGSAAGPTGLPRAGGPAQDPATDPVAAAEAAREFFDTGRYDMGSNAVAFAGSTTANGRGLLLGNPHYPWHGGRRFWQFQQTIPGELNVSGASLLGTAVVSIGFNEKVAWSHTVATGTPVSLHQLALDPADPTAYLVDGTPERMTRRTVTVPVAGGAPVTRTQWWTRYGPVVSALGPGLPLPWTAQTAYALNDPNAANLRGSDTALAMGKARSVAGIQDALKRTQGLPWVNTVAADSAGGTLFTQTQVLPRITDELAARCSTPLGRATYPASGLAVLDGSRGDCAIGSDPDAVQPGVFGPGKAPTLRDAPYAENSNDSAWLANADRPLTGYERVWGTVATARSLRTRGAVEDVSAMAAKGRLTVADLQKQQFANRVPAGDLAAADAAKACAALPGGTATAGDGSAVDVSAACGVLAGWDRTTDSASRGALLFDRFWRRLTASTPAKDLWLVPFSAADPVHTPRTLDQAAPGIGRALADTVAELRAAGIALDAPLGEHQFVVRGGRKLPVGGGTEALGVWNKTEAPWNAAAGGYPEVTQGSSHIQAVGWDGGRCPVARTLLTYSQSSNPGSPYYADQTRLYSEERWVTARFCERDILTSPKLKVVLARERR; encoded by the coding sequence TTGCACCTCAGTACTCGTCCGATACTCCGCCGCGCCGCCCTCGTCGGCGCCGCTCTGCTCGCCGCGACGGCCGCGGTACCCCAGGCGTCGGCGTCCGCGGCGCCCGACGACCGGACGGTCGCCCGCGGCGGCCTGTCCGCCGTCATCCGGTACACCGAGAACGGCATCCCGCACATACTCGCCCGTGACTACGCGCAGCTCGGCTTCGGCACCGGCTGGGCGCAGGCCGCCGACCAGGTCTGTGTCCTCGCGGACGGGTTCGTGACCGTGGCGGGTGAGCGTTCGCGCTGGTTCGGCGCCGACGCGGCCCCCGACTTCTCGCTCTCCTCGGCCACGAGGAACCTCTCCAGCGACCTCTACTTCAAGGGCGTGAGGGAGTCCGGCACGGTGGAGCGGCTGCTGGCGACGCCCGCCCCGGCCGGCCCGACCGAGGACCTCAAGGAACTGACCCGTGGCTGGGCCGCCGGGTACAACGCCTGGCTGGCCCGGAACGAGGTCACCGATCCGGCGTGCAAGGGCGCCGGGTGGGTCCGCCCGGTCACCACGGCCGATGTGGCCGCCCGCGCCTTCGCGGTGTCCGTCCTCGGCGGCCAGGGCCGTGGCATCGACGGCATCACGGCCGCGCAGCCCCCGGTCGCCGCGGGCTCGGCGGCCGGCCCCACCGGGCTCCCGCGGGCGGGCGGTCCGGCACAGGATCCGGCGACCGATCCGGTGGCCGCCGCAGAGGCCGCGCGGGAGTTCTTCGACACCGGCCGCTACGACATGGGCTCCAACGCCGTGGCCTTCGCCGGCTCCACCACGGCGAACGGCCGCGGCCTGCTCCTCGGGAACCCGCACTACCCGTGGCACGGCGGACGCCGCTTCTGGCAGTTCCAGCAGACCATCCCGGGCGAGCTGAACGTCTCGGGCGCGTCCCTGCTCGGCACCGCCGTGGTCAGCATCGGCTTCAACGAGAAGGTGGCCTGGAGCCACACGGTCGCCACCGGCACCCCCGTCAGCCTCCACCAGCTGGCTCTGGATCCGGCCGACCCCACCGCCTACCTCGTCGACGGCACGCCGGAGAGGATGACCCGGCGGACCGTCACCGTCCCGGTGGCGGGCGGCGCCCCGGTCACCCGCACCCAGTGGTGGACCCGCTACGGACCGGTGGTCTCGGCCCTCGGCCCGGGCCTGCCCCTGCCGTGGACCGCGCAGACCGCGTACGCGCTGAACGACCCGAACGCGGCGAACCTGCGCGGCTCCGACACCGCCCTCGCGATGGGCAAGGCCCGCTCGGTGGCCGGGATCCAGGACGCGCTGAAGCGCACCCAGGGGCTGCCCTGGGTCAACACGGTGGCCGCCGACTCCGCGGGCGGCACCCTCTTCACCCAGACCCAGGTGCTTCCCCGGATCACCGACGAGCTGGCGGCGCGCTGCTCCACCCCGCTGGGGCGGGCCACCTACCCGGCCTCGGGGTTGGCGGTACTGGACGGTTCACGCGGTGACTGCGCGATCGGCTCCGACCCTGACGCGGTGCAGCCGGGTGTCTTCGGCCCGGGGAAGGCGCCGACGCTGCGGGACGCCCCGTACGCCGAGAACTCCAACGACAGCGCCTGGCTGGCCAACGCCGACCGGCCGCTGACCGGCTACGAGCGGGTCTGGGGCACTGTCGCCACCGCGCGCTCGCTGCGCACGCGCGGCGCCGTCGAGGACGTGTCCGCGATGGCCGCGAAGGGCCGGCTGACGGTGGCCGACCTGCAGAAGCAGCAGTTCGCGAACCGGGTACCGGCCGGTGATCTGGCGGCCGCGGACGCCGCGAAGGCATGCGCCGCCCTGCCGGGCGGTACGGCGACGGCGGGCGACGGCAGTGCGGTGGACGTCTCGGCGGCCTGCGGGGTGCTGGCGGGCTGGGACCGTACGACCGACAGCGCCAGCCGCGGCGCGCTGCTCTTCGACCGGTTCTGGCGCAGGCTGACGGCCTCGACGCCGGCCAAGGACCTGTGGCTGGTGCCGTTCTCGGCGGCCGATCCCGTACATACCCCCCGTACGCTCGATCAGGCGGCGCCCGGCATCGGGCGGGCGCTGGCGGACACGGTGGCGGAGCTGAGGGCGGCCGGGATCGCGCTGGACGCCCCGCTGGGCGAGCACCAGTTCGTGGTCCGGGGCGGCCGCAAGCTGCCGGTGGGGGGCGGCACGGAGGCACTCGGCGTCTGGAACAAGACCGAGGCCCCGTGGAACGCGGCGGCCGGCGGCTACCCGGAGGTCACGCAGGGGTCCAGTCACATCCAGGCGGTCGGCTGGGACGGCGGCCGCTGTCCGGTGGCGCGCACCCTGCTGACGTACAGCCAGTCCTCGAACCCGGGTTCGCCGTACTACGCCGACCAGACCCGGCTGTACTCCGAGGAGCGCTGGGTCACGGCGCGGTTCTGCGAGCGGGACATCCTCACGTCGCCGAAGCTGAAGGTGGTCCTGGCCCGCGAACGGCGGTGA
- a CDS encoding fatty acyl-CoA synthetase, translated as MTAARALRAVRDNTVDGLVHDSARRVPDRPAVRYRERSWTYAELDAAVTTGAAVLRERYGLAAGDRVATFAHNCDAYLLAFLACARAGLTHVPVNQNLTGEDLAYILDNSASALVLADPDLAGRIPDGYRVRPLRDAADSFLAELAEPLPFEAGRDPGALAQLLYTSGTTALPKGAMMTHRALVHEYESAIEALDLAEDDRPVHSLPLYHSAQMHVFLLPYLAVGARNTIVDAPVAEQIFDLVEAGEADSLFAPPTVWIGLAGHPDFAARELGALRKAYYGASIMPVPVLERLRERLPGLGFYNCFGQSEIGPLATVLGPLEHEGRMDSCGRPVRHVEAKVVDEDGKDVPDGTAGEVVYRSPQLCLGYWDDPVATEKAFRDGWFRSGDLAVRDAQGYFTVVDRVKDVINSGGVLVASRQVEDVLYTHPGVAEAAVVGLPDERWIEAVTAVVVPRGEVTEAELMTYARERLAHFKAPKRVLFVDALPRNASGKILKRELRDRFTEPGR; from the coding sequence ATGACGGCAGCGCGGGCACTGCGAGCAGTGCGGGACAACACGGTCGACGGACTGGTGCACGACAGTGCGCGGCGGGTCCCCGACCGCCCGGCCGTTCGCTACCGCGAGCGGAGCTGGACGTACGCCGAGCTGGACGCGGCCGTCACCACGGGCGCCGCCGTGCTGCGGGAGCGGTACGGGCTGGCCGCCGGGGACCGGGTCGCCACCTTCGCCCACAACTGTGACGCCTACCTGCTCGCCTTCCTCGCCTGCGCCCGGGCCGGGCTCACCCACGTCCCGGTCAACCAGAACCTCACCGGCGAGGACCTCGCGTACATCCTGGACAACTCGGCGAGCGCCCTGGTCCTCGCCGACCCCGACCTGGCCGGGCGGATCCCCGACGGCTACCGGGTGCGGCCGCTGCGCGACGCCGCGGACTCCTTCCTGGCGGAGCTGGCCGAGCCGCTGCCCTTCGAAGCCGGCCGGGATCCGGGCGCACTGGCGCAGCTCCTCTACACCTCGGGGACCACCGCCCTGCCCAAGGGCGCGATGATGACCCACCGGGCACTCGTGCACGAGTACGAGAGCGCGATCGAGGCCCTGGACCTGGCCGAGGACGACCGGCCCGTCCACTCCCTGCCGCTGTACCACTCGGCGCAGATGCACGTCTTCCTGCTGCCGTACCTGGCGGTGGGGGCCCGGAACACGATCGTGGACGCGCCGGTCGCGGAGCAGATCTTCGACCTGGTCGAGGCCGGGGAGGCGGACAGCCTGTTCGCCCCGCCGACGGTGTGGATCGGCCTGGCCGGTCACCCGGACTTCGCCGCGCGTGAGCTGGGCGCGCTGCGGAAGGCGTACTACGGTGCCTCGATCATGCCGGTTCCGGTCCTGGAACGCCTGCGCGAGCGGCTGCCCGGGCTCGGTTTCTACAACTGCTTCGGCCAGAGCGAGATCGGCCCGCTGGCGACGGTGCTCGGACCCCTGGAGCACGAGGGGCGGATGGACTCCTGCGGCAGGCCGGTGCGCCATGTCGAGGCGAAGGTCGTCGACGAGGACGGCAAGGACGTGCCGGACGGTACGGCGGGGGAGGTGGTCTACCGCTCGCCGCAGCTCTGTCTGGGCTACTGGGACGACCCGGTGGCCACGGAGAAGGCCTTCCGTGACGGCTGGTTCCGCTCGGGCGACCTCGCGGTGCGTGACGCGCAGGGGTACTTCACGGTCGTGGACCGGGTGAAGGACGTCATCAACTCGGGCGGGGTGCTGGTCGCCTCGCGGCAGGTGGAGGACGTGCTCTACACCCACCCGGGCGTGGCCGAGGCGGCGGTGGTCGGGCTGCCCGACGAGCGCTGGATCGAGGCGGTCACGGCGGTGGTGGTCCCGCGCGGGGAGGTGACGGAGGCGGAGCTGATGACCTACGCGCGGGAGAGGCTCGCCCACTTCAAGGCCCCGAAGCGGGTGCTCTTCGTGGACGCCCTTCCGCGCAATGCCAGCGGAAAGATCCTCAAGCGGGAACTCCGCGACCGGTTCACGGAGCCCGGCCGCTGA
- a CDS encoding YhjD/YihY/BrkB family envelope integrity protein, giving the protein MISTVRQLYDRLQGSQIGLAWSRGREMELMHRAMGFAALGFLTLVPLLVVVAAAAPGSGSGFGRWLGQALGVTEASRVRVEMLFGAADMALERTTAFGLAALAVFGLTFGSAVQTGYEKVWDLPTARWHTMWLHVVWLALLVCYLGLLVGIPSPSNDAIGTVLGALGDLVGTCLFFIVSQRLLLGGRVRWRALVPGAVATSLGLLGLRIFSQLVFSPLIASNAVIYGPFGTLLVVQSWLVGVGFVVYGGALVGRLVHEHLTLRRLRRRGLFPPEESAAPPPRSG; this is encoded by the coding sequence GTGATCTCCACCGTCCGGCAGCTCTACGACCGGCTCCAGGGCTCCCAGATCGGGCTGGCCTGGAGCCGCGGCCGGGAGATGGAGCTGATGCACCGGGCGATGGGGTTCGCGGCCCTCGGCTTCCTCACCCTGGTGCCGCTGCTGGTGGTCGTGGCGGCCGCCGCGCCCGGGAGCGGCTCGGGCTTCGGCCGCTGGCTGGGTCAGGCCCTCGGGGTGACGGAGGCCTCGCGGGTCCGGGTAGAGATGCTGTTCGGCGCCGCGGACATGGCGCTGGAGCGGACCACCGCGTTCGGTCTGGCCGCCCTGGCGGTGTTCGGCCTGACCTTCGGGTCTGCCGTGCAGACCGGTTACGAGAAGGTGTGGGACCTGCCGACCGCGCGCTGGCACACCATGTGGCTGCACGTCGTCTGGCTCGCCCTGCTCGTCTGCTACCTCGGCCTGCTCGTGGGGATCCCCTCGCCGTCGAACGACGCCATCGGCACGGTCCTCGGCGCTCTGGGCGACCTCGTCGGCACCTGCCTGTTCTTCATCGTCTCGCAGCGCCTGCTGCTCGGCGGCCGGGTCCGCTGGCGCGCGCTGGTGCCGGGGGCGGTCGCCACCAGCCTCGGGCTGCTGGGGCTGCGGATCTTCTCGCAGCTGGTGTTCTCCCCGCTCATCGCCTCCAACGCGGTGATCTACGGCCCCTTCGGCACCCTGCTCGTCGTGCAGTCCTGGCTGGTCGGCGTCGGCTTCGTGGTCTACGGGGGTGCGCTCGTCGGCCGCCTCGTACACGAGCACCTCACCCTGCGGCGGCTGCGGCGCCGCGGGCTCTTCCCGCCCGAGGAGTCCGCCGCACCCCCACCACGCTCCGGCTGA
- the paaK gene encoding phenylacetate--CoA ligase PaaK produces MAVYADLHDEGERLGRDELAALQLTRLRATLRRAYEKVPFYRQAFDKAGVHPDDCRSLADLSLFPLTTKADLRDQYPFGMFAVPRSQVRRIHASSGTTGRPTVVGYTDGDLATWADVVARSIRAAGGRPGQIIHIAYGYGLFTGGLGAHYGAERLGCTVVPASGGMTDRQVRLIEDFRPEVIMVTPSYMLTLLDEMERQGIDPRSTSLRTGIFGAEPWTEEMRREIEERLDIDAVDIYGLSEVIGPGVAQEFAETKDGLHIWEDHFYPEVVDPLTGAVLPEGEPGELVFTSLTKEAMPIIRYRTRDLTRLLPGTARPAFRRMEKITGRSDDMIILRGVNVYPTQIEEVLLRTPGLAPHFQLRLTREGRMDALTVRVEARRETDAGRRQEAAAAVVRAVKEGVGVSVRVEVVDPETLERSVGKIKRLVDLRGSGPDTRPGG; encoded by the coding sequence ATGGCGGTGTACGCGGATCTCCACGACGAGGGCGAGCGGCTGGGCCGCGACGAGTTGGCCGCCCTCCAGCTCACCCGGCTGCGCGCGACCCTGCGCCGCGCCTACGAGAAGGTGCCGTTCTACCGCCAGGCCTTCGACAAGGCCGGTGTGCATCCCGACGACTGCCGGTCCCTCGCCGACCTCTCCCTGTTCCCCCTGACCACCAAGGCCGACCTGCGCGACCAGTACCCCTTCGGGATGTTCGCCGTACCGCGCTCGCAGGTGCGCCGCATCCACGCCTCCAGCGGGACCACGGGGCGGCCGACCGTCGTCGGGTACACCGACGGGGACCTCGCCACCTGGGCGGATGTCGTCGCCCGGTCCATACGCGCGGCCGGTGGGCGGCCCGGCCAGATCATCCACATCGCCTACGGGTACGGACTGTTCACGGGCGGCCTGGGCGCGCACTACGGCGCGGAGCGCCTCGGCTGTACGGTCGTGCCCGCGTCGGGCGGGATGACGGACCGGCAGGTCCGGCTCATCGAGGACTTCCGGCCGGAGGTCATCATGGTCACCCCTTCCTACATGCTGACCCTGCTGGACGAGATGGAGCGCCAGGGGATCGACCCGCGCTCCACCTCGCTGCGGACGGGAATCTTCGGGGCGGAGCCGTGGACCGAGGAGATGCGCCGGGAGATCGAGGAACGGCTCGACATCGACGCGGTGGACATATACGGCCTGTCCGAGGTCATCGGACCGGGCGTGGCGCAGGAGTTCGCGGAGACCAAGGACGGCCTCCACATCTGGGAGGACCACTTCTATCCCGAGGTGGTGGATCCTCTGACCGGCGCGGTACTGCCGGAGGGCGAGCCCGGCGAGCTGGTGTTCACCTCCCTCACCAAGGAAGCCATGCCCATCATCCGCTACCGCACCCGGGACCTGACGCGGCTGCTGCCCGGTACGGCCCGGCCGGCCTTCCGGCGGATGGAGAAGATCACCGGCCGCAGCGACGACATGATCATCCTGCGCGGGGTGAACGTGTACCCGACCCAGATCGAGGAGGTCCTGCTGCGGACGCCGGGCCTGGCACCCCACTTCCAGCTGCGGCTGACCCGGGAGGGCCGGATGGACGCCCTGACGGTACGGGTGGAGGCGCGCCGGGAGACGGACGCCGGGCGGCGGCAGGAGGCGGCCGCTGCCGTGGTCCGGGCCGTCAAGGAAGGGGTCGGGGTCTCCGTCCGGGTCGAAGTGGTCGACCCGGAGACGCTGGAGCGCTCGGTGGGGAAGATCAAGAGATTGGTCGACCTCCGCGGGTCCGGCCCGGACACGCGTCCGGGCGGCTGA
- a CDS encoding acyl-CoA synthetase, giving the protein MEYNLADLFESVVDVVPDREALVYVDHPGTGAERRLTYAELDTAANRIAHHLLDSGLEAGEHLGLHLYNGIEYLQTVLACLKARLVPVNVNYRYVEEELVYLYNDADLAALVFEGEFTGRVAAALPQTPGLRHLIRVGQAPGGAPEPSIAPVPYADAEAAGAPGRGFPPRSPDDLFIIYTGGTTGMPKGVMWRAEDLFFAGLFGGEPSGEPVKRPEELAERVAARGAGLTFFPAPPLMHGTSTLTSFIAFNYGQRVVIHRKYAPEEVLRTIEKEKVSSVSLVGDAMLRPLIDALNGPLKGTDLSSLFSVSSSGAIMSDTVRAEFQRLVPNVLLLNNFGSSESGSNGRATDDSGPEKGFRLEVNDRTQVVDPVTHEPVAVGEPGRLAQRGHVPLGYYNDPGKTAETFFQKGSERWVLLGDMATVDEQGIVTVLGRGSQCINTGGEKVYPEEVEQALKSHPDVYDALVAGVPDPTWGSHVAAVVQVREGAQAPSLDQIQSHCRTRLAGYKIPRQLVIAPAIQRSPSGKADYRWAKAVATEADTA; this is encoded by the coding sequence GTGGAGTACAACCTTGCCGACCTGTTCGAGTCGGTCGTGGACGTGGTCCCGGACCGTGAGGCCCTCGTGTACGTGGACCACCCCGGGACCGGCGCCGAGCGCCGCCTGACGTACGCGGAGCTCGACACGGCGGCGAACCGGATCGCCCACCACCTGCTGGACAGCGGCCTGGAGGCCGGCGAGCACCTGGGCCTGCACCTCTACAACGGGATCGAGTACCTGCAGACGGTGCTGGCCTGCCTGAAGGCCCGGCTGGTGCCGGTGAACGTCAACTACCGGTATGTGGAGGAGGAGCTGGTCTACCTCTACAACGACGCCGATCTCGCCGCCCTCGTCTTCGAGGGCGAGTTCACCGGGCGGGTCGCGGCCGCGCTCCCGCAGACGCCGGGGCTCCGGCACCTGATCCGCGTCGGTCAGGCCCCCGGGGGCGCCCCCGAGCCATCGATCGCGCCCGTCCCGTACGCGGACGCGGAGGCGGCCGGAGCGCCCGGGCGCGGATTCCCGCCGCGCAGCCCCGACGACCTGTTCATCATCTACACCGGCGGGACGACGGGCATGCCCAAGGGCGTGATGTGGCGGGCCGAGGACCTCTTCTTCGCCGGGCTGTTCGGCGGCGAGCCCTCGGGCGAGCCGGTGAAGCGGCCGGAGGAGCTGGCCGAGCGGGTCGCGGCGCGCGGCGCCGGGCTCACCTTCTTCCCGGCGCCCCCGCTGATGCACGGCACGTCGACGCTCACCTCGTTCATCGCCTTCAACTACGGCCAGCGGGTGGTCATCCACCGGAAGTACGCGCCCGAGGAAGTGCTCCGTACGATCGAGAAGGAGAAGGTCTCCAGCGTGTCGCTGGTCGGCGACGCGATGCTGAGGCCGCTGATCGACGCCCTGAACGGACCGCTCAAGGGCACGGACCTGTCCTCGCTGTTCAGCGTCTCCTCGTCCGGCGCGATCATGTCGGACACGGTGCGCGCCGAGTTCCAGCGGCTGGTGCCGAACGTGCTGCTCCTGAACAACTTCGGTTCCTCCGAGTCCGGTTCCAACGGCCGGGCGACGGACGACTCCGGCCCGGAGAAGGGCTTCCGGCTGGAGGTCAACGACCGTACGCAGGTGGTGGACCCGGTGACGCACGAGCCGGTGGCGGTGGGCGAGCCGGGCCGCCTCGCCCAGCGCGGACACGTCCCGCTCGGCTACTACAACGACCCGGGGAAGACCGCCGAGACCTTCTTCCAGAAGGGCTCGGAGCGCTGGGTGCTGCTCGGCGACATGGCGACCGTCGACGAGCAGGGCATCGTCACGGTGCTCGGCCGCGGCTCGCAGTGCATCAACACGGGCGGCGAGAAGGTGTATCCGGAAGAGGTCGAGCAGGCCCTGAAGTCCCACCCCGACGTGTACGACGCCCTGGTGGCAGGGGTCCCGGACCCGACGTGGGGCAGCCATGTGGCCGCCGTGGTCCAGGTCCGGGAGGGCGCGCAGGCGCCGTCGCTGGACCAGATCCAGAGCCACTGCCGCACGAGGCTGGCGGGCTACAAGATCCCGCGCCAGCTGGTCATCGCGCCCGCGATCCAGCGTTCCCCGAGCGGCAAGGCGGACTACCGCTGGGCGAAGGCGGTGGCGACGGAGGCGGACACGGCCTGA
- a CDS encoding crotonase/enoyl-CoA hydratase family protein: MGGTEHLSVDRHGATLVLTMNRPEAKNALSLPLLVGLYDGWLEADADDGIRSVVLTGAGGDFCAGMDLKALAGKGMAGDQYRDRLKADPDLHWKAMLRHHRPRKPVIAAVEGYCVAGGTEILQGTDIRVAGEGATFGLFEVKRGLFPIGGSTVRLPRQIPRTHALEMLLTGRPYSAAEAERIGLVGRVVPDGTALAAALEIAERINACGPLAVEAVKASVYETAEMTEREGLASELLRGWPIFDTADAKEGARAFAEKRPAVYRRE, translated from the coding sequence ATGGGTGGGACGGAACACCTGAGCGTGGACCGGCACGGCGCCACGCTGGTGCTCACCATGAACAGGCCCGAGGCGAAGAACGCGCTCTCGCTGCCGCTGCTGGTGGGCCTGTACGACGGCTGGCTGGAGGCGGACGCCGACGACGGGATCCGCTCGGTGGTCCTCACCGGCGCGGGCGGGGACTTCTGCGCCGGGATGGACCTCAAGGCCCTGGCCGGGAAGGGAATGGCGGGCGACCAGTACCGGGACCGCCTCAAGGCCGACCCCGACCTGCACTGGAAGGCGATGCTGCGCCACCACCGGCCGCGCAAGCCGGTGATCGCGGCGGTGGAGGGGTACTGCGTGGCGGGCGGGACGGAGATCCTGCAGGGCACGGACATCCGGGTGGCGGGCGAGGGTGCGACCTTCGGGCTGTTCGAGGTCAAGCGCGGGCTCTTCCCGATCGGCGGCTCCACGGTGCGGCTGCCGCGCCAGATCCCGCGGACGCACGCCCTGGAGATGCTGCTGACCGGCCGCCCGTACTCCGCCGCCGAGGCCGAGCGGATCGGGCTGGTCGGGCGGGTGGTGCCGGACGGTACGGCGCTGGCGGCGGCGCTGGAGATCGCGGAGCGGATCAACGCGTGCGGGCCGCTGGCGGTGGAGGCGGTCAAGGCGTCGGTCTACGAGACCGCCGAGATGACGGAGCGGGAGGGGCTGGCGTCGGAGTTGCTGCGGGGGTGGCCGATCTTCGACACCGCCGATGCGAAGGAGGGGGCGCGGGCCTTTGCCGAGAAGCGGCCCGCGGTGTATCGGCGCGAGTAG
- a CDS encoding Zn-ribbon domain-containing OB-fold protein produces MTAAPPPEVLRAPLVVEFPFTRSLGPVQSAFLTGLRERTVLGVKTSDGKVMVPPVEYDPVTAEEIRELVEVAATGTVTTWAWNDRPRPQQPLDTPFAWVLVTLDGADTALLHALDAPGPDDVRTGMRVRVRWAAERTGAITDIACFEPCDDGPAGGEPVPHDGGFADAVTGIVAEARLDYVYSPGRAQTAYINALSERRTVGERCPSCHKVYVPPRGACPTCGVATTDQVEVGPAGTVTTYCIVNIKAKNLDIEVPYVYAHIALDGAGLALHGRIGGIPYDQVRMGLRVEPVWTEGGRYPDHYRPTGEPDADYDAYKELI; encoded by the coding sequence ATGACAGCTGCCCCCCCACCGGAGGTGCTCCGTGCGCCCCTCGTCGTCGAGTTTCCCTTCACCCGGTCCCTCGGGCCCGTCCAGAGCGCCTTCCTCACCGGACTGCGCGAGCGCACCGTCCTCGGGGTGAAGACCTCCGACGGCAAGGTGATGGTCCCGCCCGTCGAGTACGACCCCGTCACCGCCGAGGAGATCCGCGAGCTCGTCGAGGTCGCCGCCACCGGTACCGTCACCACCTGGGCGTGGAACGACCGCCCCCGCCCCCAACAGCCCCTGGACACCCCCTTCGCCTGGGTGCTGGTCACCCTCGACGGCGCGGACACGGCCCTCCTGCACGCCCTCGACGCGCCCGGCCCCGACGACGTCCGCACCGGCATGCGCGTGCGCGTCCGCTGGGCCGCCGAACGCACCGGCGCCATCACCGACATCGCCTGCTTCGAGCCGTGCGACGACGGCCCCGCGGGCGGGGAGCCCGTCCCGCACGACGGGGGGTTCGCCGACGCCGTCACCGGCATCGTCGCCGAGGCCCGCCTCGACTACGTCTACAGCCCCGGCCGAGCCCAGACCGCGTACATCAACGCCCTCTCCGAACGGCGGACCGTCGGCGAGCGCTGCCCCTCCTGCCACAAGGTGTACGTCCCGCCGCGCGGCGCCTGCCCCACCTGCGGGGTGGCCACCACGGACCAGGTCGAGGTCGGCCCGGCGGGCACGGTCACCACCTACTGCATCGTCAACATCAAGGCCAAGAACCTCGACATCGAAGTCCCCTACGTCTACGCCCACATCGCCCTCGACGGCGCGGGCCTCGCCCTCCACGGCCGGATCGGCGGCATCCCCTACGACCAGGTCCGCATGGGCCTGCGCGTCGAGCCCGTCTGGACCGAGGGCGGCCGCTACCCCGACCACTACCGCCCCACCGGCGAACCGGACGCGGACTACGACGCGTACAAGGAGCTCATCTGA
- a CDS encoding thiolase domain-containing protein, translated as MARYAREVAVVAFAQSDHLRRTDELSEVEMVMPVLHRVLAATGLKAGEIGFTCSGSSDYLAGRAFSFTMTLDGVGAWPPISESHVEMDGAWALYEAWVKIQTGEADTALVYSYGKSSPGSVRDVLTRQLDPYYVAPLWPDAVALAALQARALIDSGETDESALAAVGARSRDAAAANPHAQLRGPVPQGDYQVRPLRTGDCPPVGDGVAAVVLAAGDLARRLCERPAWITGIDHRIEAHSLGLRDLTDSPSTRLAAAHAGVFDAPVDTAELHAPFSSQEIVLRKALGLADDVTVNPSGGALAANPMMAAGLIRIGEAAARIHRGASRRVVAHATSGPCLQQNLVAVLEGDAR; from the coding sequence ATGGCCCGATACGCCCGCGAGGTCGCGGTGGTCGCCTTCGCGCAGAGCGACCACCTGCGCCGCACCGACGAGCTCAGCGAAGTCGAGATGGTCATGCCGGTCCTCCACCGGGTGCTGGCCGCCACCGGCCTGAAAGCCGGTGAGATCGGCTTCACCTGCTCCGGCTCCAGCGACTACCTGGCCGGCCGGGCCTTCTCCTTCACCATGACCCTCGACGGGGTCGGCGCCTGGCCGCCCATCTCCGAGTCGCACGTCGAGATGGACGGGGCCTGGGCCCTCTACGAGGCCTGGGTCAAGATCCAGACCGGCGAGGCCGACACCGCCCTCGTCTACTCGTACGGGAAGTCCTCGCCGGGGTCCGTGCGCGACGTGCTGACCCGCCAGCTCGATCCGTACTACGTGGCTCCGCTCTGGCCCGACGCGGTGGCGCTCGCCGCCCTCCAGGCCCGGGCCCTGATCGACTCGGGAGAGACCGACGAGAGCGCCCTGGCCGCCGTCGGGGCACGCAGCCGGGACGCGGCCGCCGCCAACCCGCACGCCCAGCTCCGCGGCCCCGTCCCGCAGGGCGACTACCAGGTCCGGCCGCTGCGCACCGGGGACTGCCCGCCCGTGGGCGACGGCGTGGCCGCCGTCGTCCTGGCCGCCGGCGACCTCGCGCGCCGGCTCTGCGAGCGCCCCGCCTGGATCACCGGCATCGACCACCGCATCGAGGCCCACAGCCTGGGCCTGCGCGACCTCACCGACTCCCCGTCCACCCGGCTCGCCGCCGCACACGCGGGTGTCTTCGACGCCCCGGTGGACACCGCCGAACTGCACGCGCCCTTCTCCTCCCAGGAGATCGTGCTGCGCAAGGCGCTCGGACTCGCCGACGACGTGACCGTCAACCCCTCCGGGGGAGCGCTCGCCGCCAATCCGATGATGGCCGCCGGCCTGATCCGCATCGGTGAGGCGGCCGCCCGGATCCACCGCGGAGCCTCGCGGCGGGTCGTCGCCCACGCCACCTCCGGCCCCTGCCTCCAGCAGAACCTGGTCGCCGTCCTGGAAGGGGACGCACGGTGA